The DNA segment AAACCCTCCCTCCTTCGCTGCCGGCCGCCTCGTCCTCTTCTCTCGAAGTGAAAGGCTCGCTTCTACGTTGCCGGTTGGTCGTATCCGCGATTCCATTCGGGTACCTTTGCTCCGTTCTCGGATTCCTCGGTCGCTTTGCGGTCTGTTTCTTGAACCCTAACCAAAGAATAATCGTGTATTTTAGGTTTCGCCCTTGATGTCGTTCGTGTTTGTTTCACTTTTGCAAGCTTTTGTCGGTTGTAATCGTGTCTTTCTTTCGACGTTTGCGCCTTTTACGGATCCGTGGAGCTTTTCCTTATTGAAAAGATTTGTTCTTAACTGTTCTTTGTGGTGTTCCACACCGGGATTGAAATTTCTTGTTGGTTCAGGGTGCCTCTTTCGAAAGAAAGATTGCACCTTTTTGGCTTATaggtgttgaaaatggatttaatGTGGGTGAGATAAGAACAGAACGAGTAGAGGATGCGAGAGCGGAAATTGAGATGGTGAGTGAGTTACATCCAGTTTTAGGGTTGTTTGGTTGGACGATTAAGTAATGGAACAAGGATTCGTCCCGTAGCCAAAGGGGCATGAGGTCAGATGTTGTAACCAATATAATATGTGGTTTCGACACATTCACGACTCGAATAAGAATAGTATAGTTAATTACGTCGTACAGAATAACTAATTCTCTTGGTATGTATTATTGAATGGTGGCCCTACAATTTTTAAGTGGATTATTTTCTCTTCTACATTGTTCTAGAAATGGTTGACCGCAGCACACTGAGTATTAGAGAAAAGGGGGGGGGGATTAGGAAAGTAAATGTGTAGAACTGGCAACTAGCTGCTGGTGATGAGTGTGGAAGGAGACGGCTGTTGGTGGTGGTGATAGTGTTAGGTTATTAAGCATGGTGAGTTGCATTCGGAtggacccaaacttgggcccattaAGTCGAATTCATCAATCAAATGAAATGGGTTTTTCAACCACTAGATTCTCAAACTCAATAATAAATTTGGTTTGTGTCAAACCCATTTACTTGATCCAAATAACTTAATCAAGTTGGATCTGAGCAAATTGATCAAATTTTAAGGTGGTTTTAGCTAGAGCATTTGACTTGTCGATTCATTTCAGATAATTAGATACTAGCAGCTTTTTTTAAGGTAAAAAGCTTTCTGATTTTTTTATGCATTCAAGCTCAACCTGGTTTGCTAGGGGATACGATGGACGCTAGATTATTGCATTGGACGTCTTTGGGCACAAAATTTCCCAACTTGTGACCTACTATATGATTTGTTTTTCATTCTTACTTTTCAGTGATTATCTGTCCACTCTTCCTCTTACTGTTTATTACTATAtacaataatgaaaaaaaaaagctaaTTCATTATCAAAATAAAGAATACTTTCAATTTCCATTCAGAATTGTTTATTTTATACTGAAACCTTGCTTCTTTTTTCATCTTACTAACTTTGATATGTTCTTTTATTTCCTGCAAAACAGCACCCTGTTAGGATTTTCTATTATCCTGATCGATGGATTTAAGCACCCTATTAGGACAAACAACACCTTGTAGTTATAGGCTTGCAACATACTACATGATCTGTTGTTATTAAcatatttcataatgtattttggcCTTGATGTTTGATCTTTTTTATATTTCAGGAATAATGACAAGTGTAGAGAGTAATTCAGAAGATTCATCGGCAAAAAACTCAAGAAAGGATCCCGGTTGgaaatacaattatctaaaggatcctaaagATCCTAATGTGGTGACTTGTATTTTTTGCGAGAAAACTACTGGAGGTGGCATTTTTCATGCAAAGCAACATCAAGTAGGGAACCTCGAGAATGTATCAGTATGCAAAATGTGTCCACCTGATGTAAAAGAAGAATTACTGGCTTATATGAATGATAAAAAAACACAAAGAAATGAATCTTATGAGATTTCACCCGAGGATGATATTCAATATCTTAGAGATGATGATGAAGGGGTAGATCATTCAGAAAATGTCAATGCTAGTGGGAAAAGAATATctcacaaaaaaggaaaagaagttgtgATTTCTAAGAAGACTAAAAAAGGACCAATGGACTTGTATATGTTTCAAGAATCAAAGAAAGTTATACGAGGTCAAAAAGGAGCAAAATTAACACAAACAAGTATAAATGATGATTGTGATGAGGAAATACGTGCAAGAACgatacaacacattgctcgcttcttctatcaagcTGGAATTCCCATTAATGCTTGTCATTTAGATAGTTTTAAagagatgattgaagctattggaagatatggtcctAAATTAAGACCGCCAAGTTATCATGAGTTGAGATGTCCATTATTGAAAAAAGAGTTAGAGTACACAAATGATTTGTTGAAGGGTCACAAGAACATATGGGTAaagcatggttgctctattatgtcaaatGCTTGGACCGATATGAGACAaaagagtataattaattttatggtcaaCTGTTCTTTAggaactatgtttgtgaagtcaatatatGCATCTTCCTTTATAAGATCTGGAGAAAAGACATTTGAGTTACTTGACAAGTTTgtagaagaaattggagaacaaaatgtcaTTCAAGTTATAactgacaatggaagcaactatgttttagttGGTAAGATCTATCTTTTGAATGTTTAAAACTTTTAATTACTTTATGTCTCCAAGTTGAATAGAAGAACTATATGACTCTTATGTCTTATCAATTTTATTATCCTCTTTCTTTCATAGGTGAATTACTCCAAGCAAAAAGagaacacttgtattggactccatgcgCGACACATTGTAtcgatttaatgttggaggatattggaaagatttcaTATATCAAGATGACTTTAGAAAGAGCGATATTTCTCGTTGGATTTTTATATAGTCATACTGggactttgaatatgatgagaggatTTACAAGCAACAAAGAATTAGTAAGGTATGGTGTCACACGATTTACTACTTCATTTCTAACATTGCAAAGTGTGTACCGTCAAAAACACAACCTTATAAATATGCTTACCTCGAATAAATGGGTGTCAAGTAAATGGGCAAAAGATGCAAAAGGTAAGAGAGCCAGTGATATTATCTCAATGTCATTCTTTTGGAATCAGATAGTATATACGTTAAAAGTAAtgagccctcttgttcgagttctTCGGCTTATATATAATGAAAAGAAacctgcaatgggatatatttataaggctatggatagagctaAGGAAACAATTCAAAAATCTTTTGGTGGAAATGAAGAAAAGTATAAGCATATATTTGCGATCATAGATAAAAGGTGGGAATGTCAACTTCATCATCCACTACATGCAGCAGGACACTATTTAAACCCAGAATTCTTTTATAAAGACTCCTCCATTAAGTTTAGTGTAGAAGTTGTATCTGTGTTATATCAGTGCATTGCAAGATTGGTTCCAGACATTGagattcaagataagattatcaacgaattatctttatataagaagGCTGAGGGTCTTTTTGGAAATCCTATGGCAATTCGATCGAGGACAACGCTATCCCCAGGTATTTATAACTTTATATAATTAACATCATGTAAATGCATATAGTATGTTATTGTTAATAATGAAGTTAAAatttgcagctgaatggtggaaTCTATTTGGAAATTCTACCCCGAACTTGCAGCAATTAGCTATCAAAATTCTGAGTTTGACTTGTGGTACGATGGGTTGTGAGCGAGATTTGAGTATCTTTGAGAATGTGAGTATATAAGAATATTTTAGTTTCAACTAAGATATTCTTTTtcagatagatgtattaatatatttttaatttatgttaCATGACAGATTCATGcgcagagaagaaatcggttggagCATCAACGATTGCATGATCTGATctatataaagtataatcaagcactAAAGGCTCGTTATAATTTGCAAAATGGTATTGATCCAATCTCAtcacaagatattgatgattcaaatgaatgGTTGGTGGGAGAAGCGGGTGCTAACTTGCAAAATGTCGAAGACGAGTTTAtatttgaagataataatttgacatggggagatgtgaCAAGAGTTTCAGGTGTTGGAGAATTAAGAACATGCACAAGACAACTCACAAAAGCAAAGTTGAGTGCAACAGCCTTACATTCATCACTTGTCATTGTTGAAGAGGAGGACAATTATTTTGATGAAGCTGAACCAAAGGAATATAAATCaactgaagaagaagaggaagatgatgataagtttaaaaatgatgaagTTAATTATGATGATTATTGAATCTGATGTTAATCTTCTTCtgttttgatatttttgttattagaattTGGACATTATAATTTGGTACTTTATATGATTACAATTTGATGTGTTATCTTTATTTTTGTGATCATATTTATTAATcagaatataaattttataaattttaatattcgggagcgtcttgcttcgctcgggcgagcgcttagtTAAGCCTAATAACTCGGGAGTTTTGGGATCTTAGCatcttttggcgcctagcactcTTAAACATTGCATCTTAGTACAAGGACAATTATGAGGTTTAATTTACTTCCTAAGAATAATGCTAAATGGGCTCGAGACTCGTTCATAGTATGTGAAATGATTTAGACCTAACTTTTGAGCAAGGAAAGCCATTTCAAAAAGATTGTAGTATATATTAACCCACGAATAGAGCAGGTCATAGCCTGGGTGAATTTCAACCCTAAAGAATCGGTACACACATATTAGGTGTTCTTGGTGTGTTTTAAAGTGGACGGGTATCATAAATTTATTTGACTGCATTCAATGTTATAGTTATTGCTGAAACTGGCTTCTTTTTTGTTTCAACCATTGGGGCATCGATGTTTTTTTGGTCTGAGGCCTCTTCCATGATGACTTTGGCTACTGCAATTTGCTCAGCCAGTATCCCAAAGTGTCAGATATGTGTACCAAATTAtggtatgattttattttttgctcTTGGTTCTGCATCTCTCTCTTACACTGCTGCCACCACCACCAGGGCCctctttttttgtgttttttttgtgGCATGTGTGGACCTGTGGCACATATAAATGCCTCTGATAGCCAGCATGAGACTGCATCCCTGGAAGGCAATTTTTGTTTTAGGTATAATTTTGTTTGCAAATTCTTCTATATTTTCATGTTGTTatgtccttttattttttttcactccAAATGGTAGGATCCTTGTGTCACTATTGCTTTTCTGCATAGAATGTTAGACCAGAGATTCTATTACTGTAGTATTGACTATTTGCAATCTTGGGTGCATTCATGCTAAATACATGTTAGTGTGATGTCGGCATTTCAACCTATCTGTTAGGCAGGAAACTAGGTAATTTGGGAATAATGGAGGTGTAATAAGAATAAGTTAAAATTGTAAAATCGAATGAGAATAGCTAGATTGACTAATGGATTGCTACAAGTCTGCAACAGGTAAGAATTCAGcttgggaaaaaaagaaaaacaataatcAGAATAAATAATTTGAACTATTCATTAACAAGACATGGGTTGTTAATGCAGAAgtcattttgttatatttttgttTCTGGAGTAACTTTGTTCATTCGGAAATATAACAAATCTTTACACAGTCTACCAGTATTATCCTCATTTATTCTCCACCATTGTCAAATGCTAGAGAAAGAAATTGATCTAGAAGGCCCTCCATGTTCTTGGCGTACATCAGTTGTGATCTGTGATAGCAAGCAATAAGCATGGTTGATGCTGAGTTGTTTTCTCTTGCagttttttggattttaggaTCAGGAGCTGGTTCTTTTCAGACAAGGAGTCTTACTGTCGGGACCCAGCTTCTTGTTTATGGATGGGGAAGTAACAGGTTGCTATTTGAATGTACAGTTTGGAGAGTTGTGATTGGCCTAGATACCCAACTACAAACTCACCTTCTTGTCTGTTCGGTTTGTGAAATATGGCTGACCATCTTTTGTTGAAGTTGTACAATTCAGAACTCGGCATTTGGGAGACTTTACCGGATATGAATGTGTTTAGGATATTATGTTCTGGCTTCTCTTTAAATGGGGAATTATTACGTTATAAGGGGCATGTCAAGCCATACGGATTTTTCAATGTCTGTTGATGAGTATAACCTTGAAACAAGGACATGAAGAAGGATTAGGAATACTTATCCTGGCAGCAGTAGGGATACTCGGTCTCCCCCTTTGGTTGCTTGTGAAATAATAAGCTTCATGCTGCAGATCAACCTACAAATGAAATTGAGAAGTATGATAAGGAAAATAACACCCGGAATGTTGTAAGATGGCTGCATTCAAGGCATGTAGTGAGTGAGTGGTGGTCATAGAGCACCTCGAGGTGGAAATAATTGTTCTGCACTTTGGTGTCGTGAAGATGGAAACACAGGTGAAGCAGGAGCAGAATATGCTGTCAGAGAGAGCTGGTGCTTTTGTTTACATCCGTGTAGTAATGGGTTGTTGAAACATGCAAACAAATGTGCGCCGGCTATAAATCATAGGTTAGTCAGGAAGTGTTGCTGCATTTAGTTCAtgaaatgacacatttactggttTTTTTTTGCTTCGAGTACTCAATAATTTGCATCGGCTCAGGATACTACTCTGCACTCTCGTAGTCAATGTCTCTTTAGACAAAGTATACCATCGAGGTAACATGGAGACTTCTTTTTCTTATCTAACTGATTTCTCAATTGCATGAGGTTTTGGTGGTGATAGTATACAACtgttgtttttttattcttgatgatTCAGTCTCAGTGTTGTTAAATCTACATACTCTGCAATGTTCTTCTGGCTTGAACTCCAGAATTATGACTTGGAAATGTCATGCTCTTTTACTTGCATGTCCAGTTTCGTCGTAGCCATCCATATCCTTTTCCCTTTTTTGCAATTACTAATTAAGTTCACCACATTTTCATCTGGCTAACCAACCAGGGAATATAAGTGATTCAAACATACCTAACTATGCTTGTCAATTTTGGTTTTAGTCCCTGAAAATGATAAAGATATTTCTGAGTAGAATTTTCTGTGGTTCTTCATACATCTGCATGAGGTCTAGTATGAGCTTCTGCAACTGTTAAGTTTGCACTTATCAGCCCATTAAGATTGTGTGTTAAGATCATATATATTGAACTTTCCATGACAACTTAGTATTAATTGCTCAAATTCTTTTGCACCTGTTGTTATATATTATGTGAGCTGCTGCAACTGTCAAGTTTTCACATATCAGCCCATTaagattgtgtgtgtgtgtgtgtgtgtgtgtgtgttaagatCATATATATTGAACTTTCCATGACAACTTAGTATTAATTGCTCAAATTCTTTTGTACCTGTTGTTATATATTATGTGAGCTGCCGCAACTGTCAAGTTTTCACTTATCAGCCCATTaagattgtgtgtgtgtgtgtgtgtgtgtgtgtgtgtgttaagatCATATATATTGAACTTTCCATGACAACTTAGTATTAATTGCTCAAATTCTTTTGTACCTGTTGTTATATATTATGTGAGCTGCTGCAACTGTCAAGTTTTCACTTATCAGCCCATCaagattgtgtgtgtgtgtgtgtgtgttaagatCATATATATTGAGTTCCTACAAGTTTCTGTTTGAGGAAACAAGGAGATTCAGTTCCAATCTGTAGAACAACCTGATATGTTCAGATAATGAGTTCATACATGACATCAAGTCCATACTGAACTCAAACCCCCATGGAATAAAAGGATCATTTGAGAAAAGCAACATTTAGCACCAAAAACCATCACCCTCCTACCCATCTTATCTATATGCTCATGGTGTATGTAGTATTATGTTCACCTAAGATTGCTTAGTTGCTTTGTGATTTAGGTGGCACAAGTAATGAGAACAACAAAGCTTTGGAGCCTGCAAGCTGTTTCCTGCACAAACTAACTTGTCTTAACCTTTTGTTGTTGTCTTGATTGAGTAGTCTTATATGCTTAGTTAATAGTCAAAATCCTATACCATGGTGGAAAGTCCACAACTTTACATGTCAGTCTTATTCATTTGACCAAAGAGTGAAGGGACATGAGATTTGTTCTTATCCCCTTCCAAACCCACACTTGTATTCTATTGTGTGTATGTGTTATATATGAAGTCCACAAAAGATGTGTCAACCACTCTACCTACGCATTACATTTATATCCAAAGTGACTTTTTCCAAGCTTTCAAATTCTTCTTGTCGGGGCTTTAAATTACAAAAGGGTGCAAATCCAAGAacaattattcttttcttttttgttgttggtCATGAGAGGGAACATGCTTACACCTTTCCAAAAAGCTTGaaccaaaattaaaaatataaaggtACATCATTAATCATCCCACTAGTGGGagctaaaggagaaactaaattaaATTTAGCTTGTGTCTATCTAGTCTTTGTAGCATCATGTGGAGATCCAATCCCTCTTATATTTATCTAAAGTAGAAGTGTGATGGAGATTGAGATATGAATTTATATTGGAGTTGAgccaaaaatataattatcaatattcgaaattttatttaaattaaatatatataattataattaaaaatatcaattagtttATCTAGTAAAGATCACGACGAAGATTGAGACATGATTTTATATTTGAGTTTGAGCCAcgacataattttttattaatgtgcgatctttatatatgataattttttatttaaattatatataaaattaaatttataattataattaaaaatatcagctaattttaTCTGATAAAGACAACAAACGATGATCCAATGGTGAGCTCTCCACAGTCAAAAGAGTACAACACCACTGGCTTCCTTTTTCCTAAGCCTATGATTTAGTAGGCTATCCATGGCAAGCCTACGGTACCATAATACTCTCACTAGTGATGTCCGGATTTGCTCCTCACGAGAGGGGCGAAGGCGGGTCACAGCCCCTTCGCTGACTCTTATCATTGCATTCCATGCTCACACTTCGACTGTCCCATCACCATCTCACCTCTATTATATGATTCCTAATGACATAATATatccatattatatatatatttaagttagaaataaaaagtcttcctttttttctttttcatgtgaAATGGCAAATATATAATATCCATTTCCCACTCTATCTGATCTTACAAATAGTGAAAAATATGAGTTTTATTAACTTAGTCTTAtgaccaaaataaaataaaattaaagagtGCACAAacccttttcttttttgtgttttgCTTGATAAGATTTGATTTCCTCGGCTGAGATTGTGACACGTGTTCATTTAGATTGTGGCCCAGCTGTAAAAAAAAGCGAGACTGCCATTTGTCATGTTGTCTTGTCTCGCCTGTCCTCTTAGTTTTCCTCCCTTTTGTCGGGAAAAGGACACCGAATCTTACAGCGACGCCGCGCTTGGCGCGACACCACTCCCCATCTCCACCGTCCATCGCGGTCCTCCACGGCAGATGATGCTATCATGTAAAGCACCACCGTTTTCCGTTGACCGTTTGACCCCTTCTTCCTCCATGTAATCAATCAATACCTGAATTAGATCGAGTTTAGCGTTGATGGTGCCAAAAGTGGTGATCTCCGGCCATCAGATTTGAGTTGGATCCAATCTGATCCGCTTTGCACGAGAGATGATATCAACCATGTCACTTTCCTTTTTGATAGGAATGCCTCAAGAATCATTAGTGTCCCTTTGTTCCTTCTCTTCCTGCCTTCTTTGAACAAGAGCTGATCAAAAGCGAATGATGGATAGCTCCGAGAATGATTCCGAGCCGCGAGGTCTTGCATCTCAGCAAGGTGAGCTACAGGTGCTGATCTCCATCGTTTGTCCGAAGGTAATGAACTGAGATGTTGTTAGGGGCGTGGGGAGAAACACCCACGTAATTGAGCTATCACCTGATTCATCACAACAGTGGAAAGAAGAGTTTTGATTCTGGTAAGCGTCGAAAGAGATCTCGGACCAACCAAAATGTTTTCTCCATCCCTTCTTTTCCTGGTCAAACATGAAAAGGAGCTCTAATGGCTTTCTCGTGACACGTCCACAGAGCTTCGGTGGATCTCCTTTGGACTAGTCTCGCAAGGGATAAATGCATCGAAACAACACGACTCGTGCTCTCGAAAGACGTCCGAGTTCAAGGAACAAACCGCTTTCCGAGAGCTTGCTGCCCGGAACGGAAGAATCATGAACCACCATGGAAGTTGTTGATGGCGCAAACACTAGATTTCTCTCTCGTTAACTTGATGGTAATCATGTCACCATGACTTTCGTGTTCCGTGCAGCAGAGAAGTCGGTGGATTTGGCACACTAAATGCGAGAAATACATGGGTCATTTTGCCAGGTTTGAGTGCCGATGCAGATGGTATTGAATGTTCATCAGGTGATCGAGACTACCATGGTTTATTGCCTCTACCAGATTGCTGGTTTAAGAACTCCATGCATGTCTTCTTTGGTGATGCCTTCTGTGAACTCAGCGAGTATGCATGATCTTGATCTTCATATGTACAGATGGTTTTCTGCACCAAACAATGAAATCGTCGATGCCTTAATGTCTTCTGCCAGTGTCTCTCCTTTGCATTATGAGAACTACATATATGCATCGAAAAGCATTCATCTTTCCAAATTAATCTTAATTGCTCACTGTGGAATTGCATCAGTTGCCTGAGATATGTCCTCGAGTTTtaggatcatcatcatcatcaaaacacATGCAGCAATGACATCCTACTGCATGCAGTCTTCCAAATCTCTACTCATCTTTCTGCAGAGAAAGTAGCAGATATGACTTGATTAAATAACTATATGGGCACTAACATCTTCATTGAATACACCTCCAAAAAGAAATGATGAGAACTTGAGACATTAGTTGACAAGTTAAGATGATGCAAACAATTTCATTCTCCACTCCTTAAAGATCTTTTCGTTTTGACCTTGGGAAATGTTACTTGTGCAACCATATAACTTGAAAAATCTTAAGCTAGAAAGTTATAAGCCAATACATGATATGCCCATCTCATCATTTAGTTATTGTTGTCCATTCAGAAGTTAATATTTGGCTCTCAGTCAATGCTAGATTGACTTATTTACTGCTTCATTAGCTGCACTTATGAGCTGAGCAAATGGGAGAAGTAGAGTTTTTATGAACATTAAGCAATTGGTAACCCACTTTGTATGGTTACACCAAAAAGTTTATTCTCTGCTTAGTTGTCTCAACTATATATATTGACTATAAAATGAAAGCATTGTAAATAGAAGAAATACATCATGTGTATGAGGAGAAAATGTCAAAGTGTTGAGAATACATAAGGAATATTGTCTTCTTTTTTGCCCTGATTGGTAGGGTGAGGTGAGGTTGGCTGCAAGAATCTGAAGTTAATCCAAGTGCACCAGACAAACCCCAGcgcagaagagaaagagaaagatccCACAGAGGGGAGTGAAGAAAGCCAGTAGCTAGCTTTATTTGTTGGCCCTCAAGCCCTGCAAGCTGGGAACCAAAACCTTCACAGTTTCTCCCCCTTCGTCTCTCTCCAAGCTCAATCCCACAGCCATGTCCATGTCGAGAACCAGTTAAGCCCCTGCTAGGGTTTGCTCAGTTTGGGAAGGTGGGATGGGGTTTCCCGCAGTGGGTGGTGAGTTTGCACCACAAAAAGTGCCTCCTTTGGGTGATATTTTAATGCCTATTTGCTTTTCAGTAAGGaaatcctcctcctcttcctcctcctccagggCTATAAAACTTCTACACCTCAACCTTAGTCCCTCATCTTCTCCTCCACTTTCTCTTTACCTCTTTTTCTTCAGAGATCAGGTGGCATTGGGTTTGCAGATCCAGTGGTGTTTCTTTGTATCCATGGGGAGAGTTTTATGGGGCTTCATTCTCGttgagaggaagaagagatgacAAAGGGTTGTTCTCTCTACTCTCTTTCTTTCACCCAtgcagagaagaagaggagatgttGGGAAGAGTACAGGTGAAATGGGTTGTGCCTGGCTCCCTGTATGCCACACGTATAGACCAATCCTTGGAGTGATTGGCTACTGTGGGTGGCGTGCAAGGAGCCAAGCatgcccccttctctctctctctctctctctctctctctctctctctctctctctctatgcatGATCTTGCAGTCATTTTATGTAAGAGATCATATACTTTAAGTTTGATCTCGATGAAGGTTTCATTCTTTTGCAGGTCTAGTCACCAACCTcacgacggagagagagagagagagagagagagagagagagagagagagagagagagagtctaagAGTAAGTGTTTTGAGTCGATTCAACAATCTTTTCTATATGCTTCCGAGTCATATTTCATTGAAGCCTATGCGACTTCCAGTTGGTGTTCTTCTGCTCACTACAAGTCGTGCTCATGATACAGAAGTGGGTCTCAGTTTCTTGCATTACATGAACATGGATGAAACCAAGGAATCCACGACATGGATTTGGATCCAGCAGCCTTGACAGTAAGGATGCCATCATATCTTCTCTTTGCTTACGTTGTGTGCTGGTCTGCACTATGGATTCCGTTCTTATGCTTAGTCCATTCTGTCTGCTAGATCTCAGATGTGTCAGTCCCTCCAAGTAGTCTTTCACTTCTACGGATCTCCTTAAAGAACAACAACATGATCACGAGCAAGAATGCTCTGTAACATCTCAAATCTCTCCCTTCTCTTTCTGGTCTTTCTGCTGAACTTGCTCAAATGACGTCCGCATCATTCGCTGCAAGAGTTGGGAGCTCCCATCTCCTCTCATGCAGTCAGTTGATCATCACACCGACATCTCCTACAGCCAGTGATATCAACAACAGCTTCGCTGTTCTCAACAACTCCTCCATCCTACAACGAAGCCACAATCGAGTTCAACGATCAAACACGAGTTCAAAGCTCAATTTGACGCCTCAATCTGAAACCATTCCGTTCCAAGTCTCTCTTCAGGTGTTCTTCGAGTGGTCTACTGCTGTTCGTTCTCTCTCATTATCTCTTGCATGGTGGAGCACAGCAGCTCCCTCCGCTGGGTTGGAGGGGCTCCTATACCACCATACTTTTATGCCTTGCTTTTGTTGGTGGCAGTGCAAGCAAGAAGAGAGCCCAAGTGTTTTGGCTCAGAGGGTTGCCAGCTTTCTACCCTTCCGAGGTCTGAGCAGCTTTGTGTGACATCCAAAGGGAATTTTCAAGGTTAGGGAAGGAAGCCCATCCGTCATCAAGTACTCCGAAACCCTATTTCCCTGTCTCCAAGACATACATGTAATataatatacacaacacacacacacacacacatctccATCACAcggtctcttccttcttcttcttcttgctaatCGATCTGTCATACTGCGATTCTGCTCGTTCCCTCCACATGCTTACACCAAAGCTTACATACAAATGGTGCAGAGAGAATGG comes from the Musa acuminata AAA Group cultivar baxijiao chromosome BXJ2-8, Cavendish_Baxijiao_AAA, whole genome shotgun sequence genome and includes:
- the LOC135619482 gene encoding uncharacterized protein LOC135619482 yields the protein MGLNPPSFAAGRLVLFSRSERLASTLPVGRIRDSIRVPLLRSRIPRSLCGIMTSVESNSEDSSAKNSRKDPGWKYNYLKDPKDPNVVTCIFCEKTTGGGIFHAKQHQVGNLENVSVCKMCPPDVKEELLAYMNDKKTQRNESYEISPEDDIQYLRDDDEGVDHSENVNASGKRISHKKGKEVVISKKTKKGPMDLYMFQESKKVIRGQKGAKLTQTSINDDCDEEIRARTIQHIARFFYQAGIPINACHLDSFKEMIEAIGRYGPKLRPPSYHELRCPLLKKELEYTNDLLKGHKNIWVKHGCSIMSNAWTDMRQKSIINFMVNCSLGTMFVKSIYASSFIRSGEKTFELLDKFVEEIGEQNVIQVITDNGSNYVLVGELLQAKREHLYWTPCATHCIDLMLEDIGKISYIKMTLERAIFLVGFLYSHTGTLNMMRGFTSNKELVRYGVTRFTTSFLTLQSVYRQKHNLINMLTSNKWVSSKWAKDAKGKRASDIISMSFFWNQIVYTLKVMSPLVRVLRLIYNEKKPAMGYIYKAMDRAKETIQKSFGGNEEKYKHIFAIIDKRWECQLHHPLHAAGHYLNPEFFYKDSSIKFSVEVVSVLYQCIARLVPDIEIQDKIINELSLYKKAEGLFGNPMAIRSRTTLSPAEWWNLFGNSTPNLQQLAIKILSLTCGTMGCERDLSIFENIHAQRRNRLEHQRLHDLIYIKYNQALKARYNLQNGIDPISSQDIDDSNEWLVGEAGANLQNVEDEFIFEDNNLTWGDVTRVSGVGELRTCTRQLTKAKLSATALHSSLVIVEEEDNYFDEAEPKEYKSTEEEEEDDDKFKNDEVNYDDY